The following proteins come from a genomic window of Iamia sp. SCSIO 61187:
- a CDS encoding SCP2 sterol-binding domain-containing protein, with protein sequence MAQFLTDEWLEQAKAIREEYRGKAGAPPHVVKMNLNIKECPDEVGSGGVMEAHMDSTGGEMEMDTGHIEDPQLTVTLPYDIAKAILVEGNPQAGMQAFMSGQIQVTGDMTKLMAMQSGAIDPVQAEIASKIQAITD encoded by the coding sequence GTGGCGCAGTTCTTGACCGACGAGTGGCTCGAGCAGGCCAAGGCCATCCGCGAGGAGTACCGCGGCAAGGCCGGCGCCCCGCCCCACGTGGTGAAGATGAACCTCAACATCAAGGAGTGCCCCGACGAGGTCGGCTCCGGCGGCGTGATGGAGGCCCACATGGACTCCACCGGCGGCGAGATGGAGATGGACACCGGCCACATCGAGGACCCCCAGCTGACCGTCACCCTCCCCTACGACATCGCCAAGGCGATCCTCGTCGAGGGCAACCCCCAGGCCGGGATGCAGGCGTTCATGTCGGGCCAGATCCAGGTCACCGGCGACATGACCAAGCTGATGGCCATGCAGTCCGGCGCCATCGACCCGGTCCAGGCCGAGATCGCGAGCAAGATCCAGGCCATCACCGACTGA